A genome region from Carassius carassius chromosome 23, fCarCar2.1, whole genome shotgun sequence includes the following:
- the LOC132101849 gene encoding homeobox protein BarH-like 2 isoform X1 codes for MHCQAELRVASSAQLKAARRRYKTFMIDEILSKETCDYFEKLSLYSVCPSLIVRPKPLHSCSAGSSPLRSYPLLSVITHQPPSSLPQVSQPSPHLTLLSPQHPLTSEPTASETPVSISSESETEHSTPRLKKPRRSRTIFTELQLLGLEKKFQKQKYLSTPDRLDLAQTLGLTQLQVKTWYQNRRMKWKKMVLKGGHEAPTKPKGRPKKNSIPTTEEIEAQERLAAKIVEEERLRAGAEDEVFQSQPQDLSTSATSDSICPETLAQEQAPPSPSEAMTTS; via the exons ATGCACTGTCAAGCCGAGCTGAGAGTCGCGAGCAGCGCGCAGCTGAAAGCCGCCAGAAGACGATACAAGACTTTCATGATCGACGAGATCCTCTCCAAGGAAACTTGTGATTACTTCGAGAAACTTTCTCTTTACTCGGTTTGCCCCTCTTTAATCGTCAGACCCAAACCTCTGCATTCATGCTCGG CAGGCTCGTCTCCTCTGAGATCGTACCCTCTCTTGTCTGTGATCACACACCAGCCGCCCAGCAGCCTCCCGCAGGTCTCTCAGCCGTCTCCTCACCTGACCCTTCTGTCACCCCAGCACCCGCTCACCTCCGAGCCCACGGCCAGCGAGACGCCCGTCAGCATCAGCAGCGAATCAGAGACAGAGCACAGCACCCCGCGGCTGAAGAAACCCCGCCGCAGCCGCACCATCTTCACCGAGCTGCAGCTGCTGGGCCTGGAGAAGAAGTTCCAGAAACAGAAATATCTCTCCACTCCAGACAG ATTGGACCTGGCTCAGACACTGGGACTCACACAGCTCCAGGTGAAGACATGGTACCAGAACAGACGCATGAAATGGAAGAAAATG GTGCTAAAAGGAGGACACGAGGCTCCTACCAAGCCCAAAGGCCGACCTAAGAAGAACTCCATCCCAACCACAGAGGAGATCGAGGCCCAGGAACGGCTGGCGGCCAAAATAGTGGAGGAGGAGAGGCTACGAGCCGGAGCGGAAGATGAGGTCTTCCAATCCCAACCTCAAGATCTCAGTACGTCCGCTACATCCGATTCCATCTGTCCAGAAACCCTGGCGCAAGAACAGGCCCCTCCATCTCCATCAGAAGCAATGACGACCAGCTAA
- the LOC132101849 gene encoding homeobox protein BarH-like 2 isoform X2 has protein sequence MHCQAELRVASSAQLKAARRRYKTFMIDEILSKETCDYFEKLSLYSVCPSLIVRPKPLHSCSGSSPLRSYPLLSVITHQPPSSLPQVSQPSPHLTLLSPQHPLTSEPTASETPVSISSESETEHSTPRLKKPRRSRTIFTELQLLGLEKKFQKQKYLSTPDRLDLAQTLGLTQLQVKTWYQNRRMKWKKMVLKGGHEAPTKPKGRPKKNSIPTTEEIEAQERLAAKIVEEERLRAGAEDEVFQSQPQDLSTSATSDSICPETLAQEQAPPSPSEAMTTS, from the exons ATGCACTGTCAAGCCGAGCTGAGAGTCGCGAGCAGCGCGCAGCTGAAAGCCGCCAGAAGACGATACAAGACTTTCATGATCGACGAGATCCTCTCCAAGGAAACTTGTGATTACTTCGAGAAACTTTCTCTTTACTCGGTTTGCCCCTCTTTAATCGTCAGACCCAAACCTCTGCATTCATGCTCGG GCTCGTCTCCTCTGAGATCGTACCCTCTCTTGTCTGTGATCACACACCAGCCGCCCAGCAGCCTCCCGCAGGTCTCTCAGCCGTCTCCTCACCTGACCCTTCTGTCACCCCAGCACCCGCTCACCTCCGAGCCCACGGCCAGCGAGACGCCCGTCAGCATCAGCAGCGAATCAGAGACAGAGCACAGCACCCCGCGGCTGAAGAAACCCCGCCGCAGCCGCACCATCTTCACCGAGCTGCAGCTGCTGGGCCTGGAGAAGAAGTTCCAGAAACAGAAATATCTCTCCACTCCAGACAG ATTGGACCTGGCTCAGACACTGGGACTCACACAGCTCCAGGTGAAGACATGGTACCAGAACAGACGCATGAAATGGAAGAAAATG GTGCTAAAAGGAGGACACGAGGCTCCTACCAAGCCCAAAGGCCGACCTAAGAAGAACTCCATCCCAACCACAGAGGAGATCGAGGCCCAGGAACGGCTGGCGGCCAAAATAGTGGAGGAGGAGAGGCTACGAGCCGGAGCGGAAGATGAGGTCTTCCAATCCCAACCTCAAGATCTCAGTACGTCCGCTACATCCGATTCCATCTGTCCAGAAACCCTGGCGCAAGAACAGGCCCCTCCATCTCCATCAGAAGCAATGACGACCAGCTAA
- the LOC132101850 gene encoding RNA-binding protein 7-like has protein sequence MGIADEADRTLFVGNLDPQVTEEVIFELFLQAGPVIKVKIPKDNDGKSKQFAFVNFKHEVSVPYALTLMNGIRLYGRQLNIQFRAGSSHLSQEGKSPANSQNPSPANTPAHRGGRTPEQLGSPSYSPPQHIQRSFSSPDSLQRQALMNNMWQVQMQQLLQFNGGLQQGMQQLRSPADSDHWQQDRSGQRGHRHPHQDNNNNHGRDQRHGHSGNSYDRHRRDGQRGDFYHHDDRSGGHSRNYPPERWRDSSEGRWKPF, from the exons ATGGGAATAGCCGATGAGGCTGACCGGACTCTGTTTGTCGGGAACCTGGACCCTCAAGTCACAGAAGAAGTTATATTTGAGCTGTTTCTACAG GCTGGGCCAGTGATAAAAGTCAAAATCCCTAAAGACAATGATGGAAAATCAAAACAGTTTGCGTTTGTAAACTTCAAACATGAAGTGTCTGTGCCCTACGCTTTAACCCTGATGAATGGGATCCGTCTGTACGGACGGCAGCTCAACATTCAGTTCAGAGCCG GCAGCAGTCATCTCAGTCAGGAAGGCAAAAGTCCAGCAAACTCTCAGAACCCCAGTCCAGCAAACACACCAGCTCACCGCGGTGGAAG AACCCCTGAGCAGCTGGGCTCTCCGTCCTACTCTCCTCCGCAGCATATCCAGAGATCTTTCTCTTCACCTGACAGTCTGCAGAGACAGGCCTTG ATGAACAACATGTGGCAGGTTCAGATGCAGCAGTTGCTCCAGTTCAATGGAGGTCTCCAGCAGGGCATGCAGCAGCTGCGCAGTCCAGCAGACAGTGATCACTGGCAGCAGGATCGGTCCGGCCAGCGCGGTCATCGCCACCCTCACcaggacaacaacaacaatcatgGCAGAGATCAGCGGCACGGCCACAGCGGGAACAGCTATGACCGGCATCGGCGCGACGGCCAGCGAGGCGACTTCTATCACCATGATGACCGCAGCGGAGGACACAGCAGGAATTACCCTCCTGAACGATGGAGAGACTCTAGTGAGGGACGATGGAAAcccttttaa